Proteins co-encoded in one Phenylobacterium soli genomic window:
- a CDS encoding TniQ family protein has product MTDKALTGGGSPPRVLFPLTPFADESAVGLICRTAEWNHLSPADLLRTVGLDTKAGPVALAAKSEELAACLGVPLRDLQSRLPTPLAGRRGPIRIFDQIMQSKHVNCRELRVSPAALRKSPHHRLIWNITALPCCAETWQSLIDRCPSCCARLLWFGAAGIHTCSRCGFDLRRAEAPPVASALRSELAIVASLLSHDPDVRQAAATEFPPVFRDLSPTSLFELIVLFARSSIEGSRRQTSPARNLPVEDLARGCRIAIEYPSSFANFAAAHTDNQVIAPFFCRIARGESLNFDPDLRAFATALVDEHEPLRHGPARLKALREQSGRVSLSSAAKTLRVDNATVRKLITAGALETSPGRGDQRCHQWLSPESVEALDLRFSSRLSAVEFHREFGLPYEGVEQLVSAGALSVLADDAIGLVHPGLQLQRRSALEFIDALKSSLAARTNDRMVSLQDAFTAVGARPKPWAAVLKAALDRRLPTALAWEPEEVLKIEDLLIADDLARDIACGRHPDLLELPERSPALGPRLNMSRLEVERHLNCYPRDVSWLIEHGHLRAGSDRRSFSPEQVEELGLRLISSREIAWRWRISPELRDGLQSEHGIQRELGPFWPRERVMDHLARIFPQGRPN; this is encoded by the coding sequence ATGACGGACAAAGCACTCACGGGCGGAGGATCACCTCCGCGCGTCTTGTTTCCCCTCACGCCGTTCGCCGATGAGAGCGCCGTGGGCCTCATCTGCCGTACGGCAGAGTGGAATCACCTGAGCCCCGCTGACCTGTTGCGCACGGTTGGGCTCGACACGAAAGCCGGACCGGTCGCGCTGGCTGCGAAGAGCGAAGAGCTCGCGGCCTGCTTAGGGGTCCCACTGCGAGATCTTCAAAGCCGTCTGCCTACGCCGCTAGCGGGGCGCAGAGGGCCAATCCGCATCTTCGATCAGATCATGCAGTCCAAGCACGTGAATTGCCGCGAGCTTCGGGTCTCGCCGGCAGCGCTCCGCAAGTCTCCCCATCATCGGTTGATCTGGAACATCACCGCGTTGCCGTGTTGCGCGGAGACTTGGCAGTCTCTCATCGACCGCTGCCCAAGCTGCTGCGCGCGCTTGTTGTGGTTTGGGGCAGCAGGCATCCACACATGCAGCCGATGCGGGTTCGACCTTCGCCGCGCGGAGGCGCCTCCCGTCGCCTCGGCCTTGCGTTCTGAGCTCGCGATCGTCGCCAGCCTGCTGAGCCATGATCCCGATGTCAGACAGGCTGCCGCGACAGAGTTCCCACCCGTCTTCCGCGACTTGTCGCCGACCTCCCTGTTCGAACTCATTGTGCTGTTCGCCCGATCCTCAATCGAAGGATCCCGCAGGCAAACCAGCCCGGCTCGGAACCTTCCCGTAGAAGATCTAGCCCGCGGCTGCAGGATCGCGATCGAGTACCCGAGTTCGTTCGCTAATTTTGCCGCGGCTCACACCGACAACCAGGTGATCGCCCCGTTCTTCTGCAGGATCGCCCGGGGCGAATCCCTCAACTTCGATCCCGACCTTCGAGCATTCGCCACGGCGCTCGTGGACGAACATGAGCCGCTTCGCCATGGGCCCGCCCGCCTGAAGGCGCTTCGGGAGCAATCAGGGCGCGTCTCCCTGAGCTCGGCGGCGAAAACGCTGCGCGTCGACAACGCCACCGTTCGCAAGTTGATCACCGCCGGAGCGCTTGAGACGTCTCCTGGCCGCGGAGACCAAAGGTGCCATCAATGGCTGTCGCCGGAGAGCGTCGAGGCTCTGGATCTCAGGTTCTCGTCTCGCCTGTCCGCCGTCGAATTCCACCGGGAATTCGGGCTGCCATACGAGGGGGTGGAGCAACTGGTCAGCGCCGGCGCCCTTTCGGTCTTGGCTGATGACGCCATAGGCTTGGTACATCCTGGGCTCCAGCTGCAGCGGCGCAGCGCCTTGGAATTCATCGATGCCCTGAAGTCCTCGCTCGCGGCCCGAACCAACGATCGGATGGTGTCGCTACAGGACGCATTCACGGCGGTTGGCGCGCGCCCGAAGCCTTGGGCGGCCGTGCTGAAGGCCGCGCTGGACCGCCGCCTGCCGACGGCCCTTGCATGGGAGCCCGAGGAGGTCCTGAAGATCGAAGACCTGCTCATCGCCGACGACCTCGCACGCGATATCGCGTGCGGGCGACACCCTGACCTCTTGGAACTCCCAGAACGCTCGCCGGCGCTCGGGCCCAGACTGAACATGAGCCGGCTCGAGGTGGAGCGGCATCTTAATTGCTATCCGCGCGACGTGAGCTGGCTGATCGAGCACGGCCATCTGCGCGCGGGCAGCGACAGACGCAGCTTCTCGCCGGAGCAAGTGGAGGAGCTAGGCCTCCGCTTGATCAGCTCACGCGAGATCGCCTGGCGATGGCGCATCTCTCCGGAGTTGAGAGACGGCCTCCAGTCCGAGCACGGCATCCAGCGCGAACTGGGCCCGTTCTGGCCGCGGGAGAGGGTGATGGACCACCTTGCTCGCATCTTCCCGCAAGGCCGCCCGAATTAG
- a CDS encoding DUF6624 domain-containing protein has product MRTLLNCLISAAFAVLSLAATPTATAAHPIRLENGPIPVEQAFRLKATLGEVTFASEVDAAVKQLWTRNEATGRCATSAETAAAAQMELVRRTPDPQAFSKSRAAAEAALARRRELRALYLGGAKAPPPYGLVSRMAARAKAEPNPRLAQLYGRMAEDQFSRIDSMTLRPFAGPGVHTEWEKGLDEAALAYVDATIGGEWCPMDHANAAWLKADLRAHGWYRISVYGPDADRAAWAIVQHARHDLAFQEEALAMLEPLWQSGETRGENYALLYDQTAHYQGRPGRFGVTGRCTAPGVWTPDPVEDGSATNAWRAKAGMPPLAQYVATRSRGCTGLGRIE; this is encoded by the coding sequence ATGCGAACTCTGCTCAACTGCCTCATCTCGGCCGCCTTCGCGGTCCTGTCCTTGGCCGCCACCCCGACGGCGACCGCGGCGCACCCGATCAGGCTGGAAAACGGGCCGATCCCAGTCGAGCAGGCCTTCCGGCTCAAGGCGACCCTGGGCGAAGTGACGTTTGCCTCTGAGGTGGACGCCGCCGTCAAGCAGCTTTGGACCCGTAATGAGGCCACGGGCCGCTGCGCAACGTCCGCCGAAACAGCCGCCGCGGCCCAGATGGAACTCGTCCGCCGCACCCCCGATCCGCAAGCCTTCTCCAAGTCGCGGGCCGCGGCCGAAGCCGCCTTGGCTCGGCGTCGGGAGCTGCGGGCGCTCTACCTCGGCGGCGCAAAGGCGCCGCCGCCCTACGGCCTCGTGAGCCGGATGGCCGCCCGGGCGAAGGCCGAGCCCAACCCCCGGCTGGCGCAGCTCTATGGCCGGATGGCCGAGGATCAGTTCTCGCGGATCGACAGCATGACCTTGCGCCCCTTCGCCGGGCCGGGCGTGCACACCGAGTGGGAAAAGGGGTTGGACGAGGCGGCGCTCGCCTATGTGGACGCGACCATCGGCGGCGAATGGTGCCCCATGGACCACGCCAACGCCGCCTGGCTGAAGGCCGACCTGCGGGCTCATGGCTGGTACAGGATCTCGGTCTACGGCCCCGACGCGGACCGCGCCGCTTGGGCCATCGTCCAGCACGCGCGCCACGACCTGGCCTTCCAGGAGGAGGCGCTCGCCATGCTTGAGCCGCTCTGGCAGTCCGGCGAGACGCGGGGCGAGAACTACGCCCTGCTCTACGACCAGACCGCCCACTATCAGGGCCGGCCTGGCCGCTTCGGCGTCACGGGCCGCTGCACGGCCCCCGGCGTCTGGACGCCGGACCCCGTGGAAGACGGCAGCGCGACCAACGCCTGGCGCGCGAAGGCCGGCATGCCGCCCCTGGCCCAGTACGTTGCGACCCGCAGCCGAGGTTGCACCGGCCTCGGGAGGATCGAATGA